One Nitrospina watsonii DNA segment encodes these proteins:
- a CDS encoding D-sedoheptulose-7-phosphate isomerase: MQRMVEDYFGNLKKAMDAISVTGQNGETYSFPDGVVAAVELINKQSQAGRRLMFIGNGASASIASHMATDFTKAGGKRATAFNDGALLTCIGNDFGYEYVFQKPIEFLADPGDILFAISSSGNSENIHNGVKAARERGCHVVTFSGFKEDNPLRDKGDLNFHVPFLGYGPVEILHHAICHCILDTMIMNQQANS, encoded by the coding sequence ATGCAACGAATGGTAGAAGATTATTTCGGGAATTTGAAAAAGGCGATGGACGCCATCAGCGTCACCGGCCAGAACGGGGAAACCTACAGCTTCCCCGACGGCGTGGTGGCGGCGGTCGAGTTGATCAACAAACAGTCGCAGGCGGGTCGGCGATTGATGTTTATCGGCAACGGCGCCAGTGCCTCCATCGCCAGCCACATGGCGACGGATTTCACCAAAGCCGGCGGCAAGCGCGCCACCGCCTTCAATGACGGCGCGCTGCTGACCTGCATCGGCAACGACTTCGGTTACGAATACGTGTTCCAGAAACCCATCGAGTTTCTGGCTGATCCGGGCGATATTCTGTTCGCCATCAGCAGCTCCGGGAATTCGGAAAACATACACAATGGCGTCAAGGCGGCCCGCGAACGGGGCTGTCACGTGGTGACGTTTTCCGGATTCAAGGAAGACAATCCGCTGCGGGACAAAGGCGATCTCAACTTTCACGTGCCGTTTCTGGGCTACGGGCCGGTGGAGATCCTGCATCACGCAATCTGCCACTGCATCCTGGACACCATGATCATGAACCAGCAAGCGAATTCATAG
- a CDS encoding PfkB family carbohydrate kinase yields MATDPQNKIFTFEDLAAKVRELKAAGKKVVLSHGVFDLIHPGIIQHLNAARGMGDILVVTVIKDKDVRRGPGRPVFPEALRLANVASLAQIDAVCLVDDERPFECVRSLNPDVFAKGQAHHERDQEVNRKIFEEERDLFWGEIQIRETDGFSMRSSHILRNFYDLYPEDTKLFLKKFFKRHTFKEIADYLHGMENLRVCLIGDGIIDEYHYCEPMGKAGKANLVVNRFLSHEVFAGGAFAIANHVAGLCKEVHLVTLLGLDNPRVEFIRDNLKPNVTTRFFYRDEGPTITKTRFVHQYLNQKLFEVNYINDTKLGASLDREVADYVRQKVKDYDLVLLSDFGHGFVSETIYRALVESSKVLAVNTQTNAANSGYNLITKYAKPHYVCLDEPEVRLAAQDKHGAIDQIALDIKNQIDANHLVVTLGKRGSLGVNSEEQVVRTPIFSTNVVDTIGAGDAYFAYTAPCVAQSMPMDMVTFVGNAVGALAVQIMGNKRSVEKNEVLELIHSLAK; encoded by the coding sequence ATGGCAACCGATCCCCAGAATAAAATTTTCACCTTCGAAGACCTGGCCGCCAAAGTGCGCGAGCTCAAGGCCGCCGGGAAAAAAGTGGTGCTGTCGCATGGGGTGTTCGACCTCATCCATCCCGGCATCATCCAGCACCTCAACGCGGCCCGCGGCATGGGCGACATCCTGGTGGTGACGGTGATCAAGGACAAGGACGTCCGGCGCGGTCCCGGCCGTCCGGTGTTTCCGGAAGCCCTGCGGCTGGCCAATGTGGCGTCTTTGGCGCAGATCGATGCCGTCTGCCTGGTCGATGACGAACGGCCTTTCGAGTGCGTGCGCAGCCTCAATCCCGATGTGTTTGCCAAGGGCCAGGCGCATCATGAGCGCGACCAGGAGGTGAACCGCAAAATCTTCGAGGAGGAACGCGACCTGTTCTGGGGCGAAATCCAGATCCGCGAGACCGACGGCTTCTCCATGCGCTCGTCGCACATCCTGAGAAATTTTTACGACCTGTACCCGGAAGACACCAAACTCTTCCTCAAGAAATTTTTCAAACGCCATACCTTTAAGGAAATCGCCGACTACCTGCACGGCATGGAAAACCTGCGCGTCTGCCTGATTGGTGACGGCATCATCGACGAATACCATTACTGCGAGCCGATGGGCAAGGCGGGCAAGGCCAACCTCGTGGTGAACCGGTTTCTCAGCCACGAAGTGTTTGCGGGCGGCGCGTTCGCCATCGCCAACCACGTCGCCGGCCTGTGCAAGGAAGTGCACCTGGTGACGCTGTTGGGGCTGGACAATCCCCGCGTCGAGTTCATCCGCGACAACCTGAAACCCAACGTCACCACTCGATTTTTTTATCGCGACGAGGGCCCGACCATCACCAAAACCCGTTTCGTGCACCAGTACCTCAACCAGAAGCTGTTCGAGGTCAATTACATCAACGACACCAAGCTGGGTGCGTCGCTGGACCGGGAAGTGGCGGATTACGTGCGGCAGAAGGTGAAGGATTACGACCTGGTCCTGCTGTCGGATTTCGGGCACGGGTTCGTGTCTGAAACCATTTACAGGGCGCTGGTGGAAAGCTCGAAGGTGCTGGCGGTGAACACGCAGACCAATGCAGCCAACTCCGGCTACAACCTCATCACCAAATACGCGAAGCCGCATTACGTGTGCCTGGACGAACCGGAGGTCCGGCTGGCGGCACAGGACAAGCACGGCGCCATCGACCAGATCGCGCTCGACATCAAAAACCAGATCGATGCCAACCACCTGGTGGTGACCCTGGGCAAGCGTGGTTCGCTGGGCGTCAACAGCGAAGAACAGGTGGTGCGCACGCCCATCTTCTCGACGAACGTGGTCGACACCATCGGCGCGGGCGACGCCTACTTCGCCTACACCGCGCCGTGCGTTGCCCAGTCGATGCCGATGGACATGGTGACCTTCGTCGGCAATGCCGTCGGCGCGCTGGCGGTGCAGATCATGGGCAACAAGCGCTCGGTAGAGAAAAACGAAGTTTTGGAACTGATCCATTCACTGGCGAAATAG
- a CDS encoding radical SAM protein translates to MGIQINEKTETVSDQHKIDGHKLNYHIDRVGEWMSGSRTVYPIYMEIAPTGACNHRCTFCAVDYIGYKVVHLDTDLLKQRLTEMARLGVRSIMYAGEGEPLLHKDLPDIIQHTKQSGIDIAITTNAVPMTKKWSEAALDAITWIKTSINAGTAESYAQVHQTKADDFNKVLANLEYAANLKAKRGDVCTLGAQMVLLPENEHEAVTLGQRMRDIGMDYLVIKPYSQHKKSITRKYENIDYSKSIQLKDDLAAINTDSFSVVFRDNTLTKLFDDSHYYQKCYSTPNFWAYVMADGAVYGCSAYLLDDRFQYGNITENTFQEIWEGEKRMANLEYVENELNISECRKNCRMDEVNRYLWDIKHPPAHVNFI, encoded by the coding sequence ATGGGAATCCAGATCAACGAAAAGACCGAAACCGTGAGCGACCAGCACAAAATCGACGGGCACAAGCTCAATTACCACATCGACCGCGTCGGCGAATGGATGTCCGGCTCGCGCACGGTGTACCCCATCTATATGGAAATCGCGCCGACCGGTGCCTGCAACCACCGCTGCACCTTCTGCGCCGTCGATTACATCGGCTACAAGGTCGTCCACCTGGATACGGACCTGCTCAAACAGCGGCTGACGGAGATGGCCCGCCTGGGCGTGCGCAGCATCATGTACGCCGGCGAAGGCGAGCCGCTGCTGCACAAGGATTTGCCCGACATCATCCAGCACACGAAACAATCCGGCATCGACATCGCCATCACCACCAACGCCGTGCCGATGACGAAAAAATGGTCGGAAGCGGCGCTCGACGCGATCACCTGGATCAAGACCAGCATCAATGCGGGCACCGCCGAATCCTACGCGCAGGTGCACCAGACCAAGGCCGACGACTTCAACAAGGTGCTGGCCAATCTCGAATACGCCGCCAACCTGAAAGCAAAACGCGGCGACGTCTGCACGCTGGGCGCACAGATGGTGCTGCTGCCGGAAAACGAGCACGAAGCGGTGACGCTGGGCCAGCGCATGCGCGACATCGGCATGGATTACCTCGTCATCAAGCCGTATTCCCAGCACAAGAAAAGCATCACACGCAAATACGAAAACATCGATTACTCCAAGTCCATCCAGTTGAAAGACGATCTGGCCGCGATCAATACGGACAGCTTCTCCGTCGTCTTCCGCGACAACACGCTGACCAAACTGTTCGATGACAGCCACTACTACCAGAAATGCTATTCGACGCCGAACTTCTGGGCTTATGTCATGGCCGACGGCGCGGTGTACGGATGCAGTGCGTACCTGTTGGACGACCGCTTCCAATACGGCAACATCACCGAAAACACCTTCCAGGAAATCTGGGAAGGCGAGAAACGCATGGCCAACCTCGAGTACGTCGAGAACGAACTCAACATCTCCGAATGCCGCAAGAACTGCCGCATGGACGAGGTGAACCGTTACCTGTGGGACATCAAGCACCCGCCCGCCCACGTCAACTTCATTTGA
- a CDS encoding NUDIX domain-containing protein — protein sequence MTDSSENESLPVFVGAIVSDAAGRILCQLRDNKPGIQYPGYWTCSPGGHVEPGEPLTEAILRELHEEFEIEVDRLAPLTTLRYTETDTEPPGVYNAFTARLCTPVSEVQCNEGQKVDFFHPDAIRNLNVHPISLRFLDLFLTGKTEALS from the coding sequence GTGACCGACTCCAGCGAGAACGAATCCCTGCCCGTATTCGTGGGCGCGATCGTCAGCGATGCTGCGGGCCGCATCCTGTGCCAGCTCCGTGACAACAAACCCGGCATTCAGTACCCGGGCTACTGGACCTGCTCGCCCGGCGGCCACGTGGAACCGGGGGAACCACTGACCGAGGCCATCCTGCGCGAGTTGCACGAGGAATTTGAAATCGAGGTGGACCGGCTGGCGCCGTTGACCACCCTCCGCTACACGGAAACGGATACGGAACCGCCCGGCGTGTACAACGCCTTCACCGCCCGCCTGTGCACCCCGGTTTCCGAGGTCCAGTGCAACGAGGGGCAGAAGGTGGACTTTTTTCACCCGGACGCCATCCGGAACCTCAATGTCCACCCCATCAGCCTGCGGTTTCTCGATTTGTTTTTGACAGGGAAAACCGAGGCGTTATCCTGA
- a CDS encoding adenylyltransferase/cytidyltransferase family protein, giving the protein MSESKVYELDRLAETLESEKSKGRKVVLCHGCFDLMHPGHIKYLQAAKKMGDVLVVTVSPDRYVDKGPGRPVFDERLRAESLAALECVDYTAVNQWPTAEETLRRLKPDIYVKGQEFERLEDKTGKIQKEYQVLQEIGAEMRFTHEIVFSSTELINKYIKD; this is encoded by the coding sequence ATGTCGGAATCGAAAGTGTACGAACTCGACCGCCTGGCCGAGACCCTGGAAAGCGAAAAATCCAAAGGCCGCAAGGTGGTACTGTGCCATGGGTGTTTCGATCTCATGCATCCCGGTCACATCAAGTATTTGCAGGCGGCGAAGAAAATGGGCGACGTGCTGGTGGTCACCGTCAGCCCCGACCGCTACGTCGATAAAGGGCCCGGCCGCCCGGTGTTCGACGAACGCTTGCGCGCCGAGTCGCTGGCGGCGCTGGAATGCGTCGATTACACGGCGGTCAACCAGTGGCCGACGGCGGAAGAGACCTTGCGGCGGCTCAAGCCTGACATCTACGTCAAGGGGCAGGAGTTCGAACGACTGGAAGACAAGACCGGCAAGATTCAGAAGGAATACCAGGTGCTCCAGGAAATCGGGGCGGAGATGCGGTTCACCCACGAAATCGTGTTTTCGTCCACGGAGTTGATCAACAAATACATCAAAGACTAA
- a CDS encoding thiamine pyrophosphate-dependent dehydrogenase E1 component subunit alpha, with protein MIEQEHARDLYENLVRIRMTEEAIADEYAQQEMRCPVHLSIGQEAAAVGVSACLEDTDVAFSTHRCHSHYLGKGGNLNAMIAELYGKRTGCAQGLGGSMHLIDQSVGMLGASAIVGGSIPLAVGAALTFKLDGANHIAVAYFGDGACEEGVLHESLNFAALHKLSVLFVCENNFVATSSHLLARRPLDNIHEHGNVFGVPGIRTDGNDLGEVYSAAKRAVARAREGIGPTLIEARTFRMMRHVGPQQDKNTGIRTEQLWEEWEQKCPVRRFEDLCLKNGWLTQGDMNGIRKGIQEAIQAAFEFAKSSEDAVWV; from the coding sequence ATGATCGAACAAGAACACGCCCGCGACTTATACGAAAACCTCGTCCGCATCCGCATGACCGAAGAGGCCATCGCCGATGAATACGCGCAGCAGGAAATGCGCTGCCCGGTGCACCTGTCCATCGGGCAGGAAGCCGCCGCCGTCGGCGTCTCCGCCTGTCTCGAAGACACCGACGTCGCGTTCAGCACGCACCGCTGTCACAGTCACTACCTCGGCAAGGGCGGCAACCTGAACGCCATGATCGCCGAACTTTACGGCAAGCGCACCGGCTGCGCCCAGGGCCTGGGCGGCTCCATGCACCTGATCGACCAGAGCGTCGGCATGCTGGGCGCATCGGCCATCGTCGGCGGCAGCATTCCGCTGGCGGTCGGCGCGGCATTGACCTTCAAACTGGACGGCGCGAACCACATCGCGGTCGCCTATTTCGGCGATGGCGCCTGCGAGGAAGGCGTGCTGCACGAAAGCCTCAACTTCGCCGCCCTGCACAAACTGTCGGTGCTGTTCGTCTGCGAGAACAATTTCGTCGCCACCTCGTCGCACCTCTTGGCGCGGCGGCCCCTCGACAACATCCACGAGCACGGCAACGTGTTCGGCGTGCCCGGTATCCGCACCGACGGCAACGATCTGGGAGAGGTGTACAGCGCCGCGAAGCGCGCCGTGGCCCGCGCCCGCGAAGGAATTGGCCCCACGCTCATCGAGGCACGGACGTTCCGCATGATGCGCCACGTCGGGCCGCAACAGGACAAAAACACCGGCATCCGCACCGAACAGTTGTGGGAGGAATGGGAACAGAAATGCCCGGTGCGCCGCTTCGAGGATCTGTGCCTCAAAAACGGCTGGCTCACCCAGGGAGACATGAACGGAATCCGCAAGGGTATCCAGGAAGCAATCCAGGCGGCCTTCGAGTTCGCCAAATCCAGCGAGGACGCGGTATGGGTGTGA
- a CDS encoding radical SAM protein: MSDSHSNKNRFGLDADTHIPKDVPLAKTPGHKLRTSNTIVDRSALHQAQIKLKDQAVDSKALDKMDDQEFEYVQFEDQVGVIRKSAGEEEEVKAEPVPNMFTGPSYRNQKERFRFDGHKMLHHLDRVMNWMQGERFAPIHIDMGLTKFCNTACLYCYAVVQNMTKGTMIKRDALLRYIEDCGKLGVRSIGFIGDGEPTLNPALYDATVLAKQVGVDTSMATNGLILDMDRAHELLRDMTFIRINLSAGTPEGFRRVHQSTEENFHLLVENIRELIRIKKENNYQCTIGLQMVLIPECFDEVIPEAELGAELGVDYFVIKHCSDSEYKEIGINYENYLSLEDMLHKAESISNDNYVVQVKWNKIMAAGESDLYKDGYRKYDVCYGTPFLLQISGNGKIYPCGPFFNKDRFYIGDLHESSFYDMVMSDRYWEVHDDVANSVDVHKDCAIGCRQDYVNKFLYDLKNAPEHVNFI, encoded by the coding sequence ATGAGTGACTCTCATTCCAATAAAAACCGTTTTGGTCTGGACGCAGACACGCACATCCCCAAAGACGTACCGCTGGCCAAAACGCCGGGGCATAAACTCCGCACCTCCAACACCATCGTCGATCGCAGTGCCCTGCACCAGGCGCAGATCAAACTGAAAGATCAGGCCGTCGATTCCAAGGCGTTGGACAAAATGGACGATCAGGAATTCGAATACGTCCAGTTCGAAGACCAGGTGGGCGTGATCCGTAAAAGCGCGGGAGAAGAGGAAGAGGTCAAAGCCGAGCCGGTGCCCAACATGTTCACCGGTCCCAGCTACCGCAACCAGAAAGAACGATTCCGCTTCGACGGCCACAAGATGCTGCACCATCTCGACCGGGTGATGAACTGGATGCAGGGCGAACGCTTTGCGCCCATCCACATCGACATGGGCCTGACCAAATTCTGCAACACCGCCTGTCTGTACTGCTACGCCGTCGTGCAGAACATGACCAAGGGCACCATGATCAAACGCGATGCGCTGCTGCGTTACATCGAAGACTGCGGCAAACTCGGCGTGCGTTCCATCGGCTTCATCGGCGACGGCGAACCGACGCTGAACCCCGCCCTGTACGACGCCACGGTATTGGCAAAGCAGGTCGGCGTGGACACCTCCATGGCCACCAACGGACTGATCCTCGACATGGATCGCGCCCACGAACTGCTGCGCGACATGACCTTCATCCGCATCAACCTGTCCGCCGGCACGCCGGAAGGCTTCCGCCGCGTCCACCAGTCCACCGAGGAAAACTTTCACCTGCTGGTGGAAAATATCCGCGAGTTGATACGCATCAAGAAGGAAAACAATTATCAATGCACGATCGGTTTGCAGATGGTGCTGATCCCGGAATGCTTCGACGAGGTCATTCCGGAAGCGGAACTGGGTGCGGAACTGGGCGTCGATTATTTCGTCATCAAGCACTGCTCCGATTCCGAGTACAAGGAAATCGGCATCAACTACGAAAACTACCTGTCCCTCGAAGACATGCTGCACAAGGCGGAGAGCATCAGCAACGACAACTACGTGGTGCAGGTCAAATGGAACAAGATCATGGCTGCCGGGGAGTCCGACCTGTACAAGGACGGCTACCGCAAGTACGACGTGTGCTACGGCACGCCGTTCCTGCTCCAGATCTCCGGCAACGGCAAGATCTATCCCTGCGGCCCGTTCTTCAACAAGGACCGCTTCTACATTGGCGACCTGCATGAAAGCTCGTTTTACGACATGGTGATGAGCGACCGCTACTGGGAAGTGCACGACGACGTCGCCAACTCCGTGGACGTGCACAAGGACTGCGCCATCGGTTGCCGGCAGGACTACGTCAACAAGTTCCTGTACGATTTAAAGAACGCGCCCGAACACGTCAACTTCATTTAA